A single region of the Blattabacterium cuenoti genome encodes:
- a CDS encoding Ig-like domain-containing protein — protein MNFIFYFFFFFLISSCANYKPLTGGEIDISPPHFLHSIPNNYSTYVKTNLKEIKIFFNENIILNDIHHCLIINPFDMKKYFIINPINLSKKYISIQIKKNLKTNTTYSFFFKNCIKDYKEENILPFFKYVFSTGKFIDSVHIKGKISNFKKNIIIVLYKINHKKFDFSILKKKPDYIASINYKINEYQIPYIKKGKYLLFSFNDENKNKIYEQKEFILFKKILFFLENKEYDIPILK, from the coding sequence TTGAATTTTATTTTTTATTTTTTTTTTTTCTTTTTAATTTCTTCTTGTGCTAACTATAAACCTCTTACTGGGGGAGAAATAGATATATCTCCTCCACATTTTTTACATTCTATCCCTAATAATTATTCTACTTATGTTAAAACAAATTTAAAAGAAATTAAAATTTTTTTTAATGAAAATATTATTTTAAATGATATTCATCATTGTTTAATAATAAATCCTTTTGATATGAAAAAATATTTTATTATAAATCCTATAAATTTATCTAAAAAATATATCAGTATTCAAATAAAAAAAAATTTAAAAACAAATACTACTTATAGTTTTTTTTTCAAAAACTGTATAAAAGATTATAAAGAAGAAAATATTCTTCCTTTTTTTAAATATGTATTTTCAACTGGAAAATTCATAGATTCAGTTCATATTAAAGGAAAAATTTCTAATTTTAAAAAAAATATCATAATAGTATTATATAAAATTAATCATAAAAAATTTGATTTTTCTATATTGAAAAAAAAACCAGATTACATTGCTTCAATAAATTATAAAATTAATGAATATCAAATTCCATACATTAAAAAAGGAAAATATTTATTATTTTCTTTCAATGATGAAAATAAAAATAAAATATATGAACAAAAAGAATTTATTTTATTTAAAAAAATTTTATTTTTTTTAGAAAATAAAGAATATGATATTCCAATTT